The proteins below are encoded in one region of Bacteroidota bacterium:
- a CDS encoding rhodanese-like domain-containing protein, which yields MKNLKKIVKLLMLLFVAAHVGCAQTEQTQALYNVNPEMFAQQMQDTLTVILDVRTPEEFAKGHLLHAININFYDDDFNKQIEKLDKSKTILVYCKAGGRSSEAAELLVKNKFNKVYNLTDGYDSWIENKMPMEK from the coding sequence ATGAAGAATTTAAAGAAGATAGTAAAACTGCTCATGTTGCTATTTGTAGCCGCACATGTGGGTTGTGCGCAAACAGAACAAACGCAGGCTTTATACAATGTAAATCCGGAAATGTTTGCTCAACAAATGCAAGATACCCTTACGGTAATACTTGATGTGCGCACGCCTGAAGAATTTGCCAAAGGTCATTTGTTGCATGCCATCAATATCAATTTTTATGATGACGATTTCAATAAGCAAATTGAAAAACTTGACAAGTCAAAAACCATATTGGTATATTGTAAAGCAGGAGGCCGTAGTTCCGAAGCTGCCGAATTGCTCGTAAAAAATAAATTTAATAAAGTGTATAACCTTACCGATGGTTACGATAGCTGGATAGAAAATAAAATGCCGATGGAGAAATAA
- a CDS encoding NAD(P)H-dependent glycerol-3-phosphate dehydrogenase, producing MNTNVAVIGGGSWATANVKMLSNHAGQIHWWVRSADTVQFIHKYKHNPNYLTDVEINLEKVIPTNDIATVLSSSDMVILNIPSAFLMTALKPLTSKDFENKVVFSAIKGIVPEHNLIVGDMLLQHYQVKPQNIGVLTGPCHAEEVALEKLSYLTVACQHKENAVRMADLLACRYIRTTLSDDIYGTEYAAVLKNIYSIAAGIFHGLGYGDNFQAVLISNAVREMQRFIQAVHPITRDINDSAYLGDLLVTAYSQFSRNRMFGAMLGKGYPVKFAQLEMNMIAEGYYAVKCIMEINKKYNVAIPICEAVYRVCYEKIAPRVEMKLLTNHLN from the coding sequence ATGAATACAAATGTGGCAGTTATAGGGGGAGGAAGTTGGGCTACCGCTAATGTAAAAATGCTGAGCAACCATGCCGGGCAAATTCATTGGTGGGTTCGCAGTGCAGACACGGTGCAGTTTATACACAAGTATAAGCACAATCCAAATTACCTTACCGATGTTGAAATCAATCTTGAAAAGGTGATCCCTACCAATGACATAGCTACGGTGTTGTCATCGTCAGACATGGTAATACTGAATATTCCATCGGCATTTTTAATGACTGCCCTTAAGCCATTAACATCAAAGGACTTTGAAAACAAAGTGGTGTTCAGTGCTATAAAAGGTATAGTGCCCGAGCATAACCTCATAGTTGGCGATATGTTGCTACAACATTACCAGGTAAAGCCGCAAAACATTGGAGTGCTTACCGGTCCTTGTCATGCAGAGGAAGTTGCACTCGAAAAACTTTCATACCTAACAGTTGCCTGTCAGCATAAAGAAAATGCCGTGCGCATGGCTGATTTACTTGCATGCCGTTATATACGCACCACACTAAGCGATGATATATATGGCACCGAGTATGCAGCTGTACTCAAAAATATTTATTCCATAGCTGCCGGAATATTTCATGGGCTGGGATATGGCGATAATTTTCAGGCGGTATTAATATCAAATGCGGTGCGCGAAATGCAAAGGTTTATTCAAGCTGTGCACCCCATTACCCGCGATATCAATGATAGTGCCTATCTTGGAGATTTGCTGGTAACAGCCTATTCGCAATTCAGCCGTAATCGTATGTTTGGTGCCATGTTGGGCAAAGGCTATCCTGTAAAATTTGCTCAACTCGAAATGAATATGATTGCCGAAGGATACTATGCTGTAAAATGCATTATGGAGATTAATAAAAAGTATAATGTTGCTATTCCGATTTGCGAGGCAGTATATCGTGTATGTTACGAAAAAATAGCGCCACGTGTAGAAATGAAATTGCTAACCAATCACCTTAACTAA